In one window of Haloimpatiens sp. FM7315 DNA:
- a CDS encoding HAD-IB family hydrolase: protein MKNIAAFFDIDGTLYREGLIAEVFKKLVKCEIIPSEKWYKDVRPEYLKWDTRKGDYDNYLIKMAEIFVEAIKGIHESQIEFIAKKVVEQKGDRVYTFTRDRIKWHKEQGHKIITISGSPVELVKEMAHKYGFDDYKGAVYVKKNAVYTGEVIPMWDSQSKKEAIMEFTKKYDIDLKRSYAYGDTSGDLSMFQLVSKPICINPNKELITKVLSDDEVKNKISIIVERKDVVYNITSDNIHIVESVKE from the coding sequence ATGAAAAATATAGCTGCTTTTTTTGATATAGATGGAACATTATATAGAGAAGGATTAATAGCTGAGGTATTTAAAAAACTTGTAAAATGTGAAATTATACCTTCTGAAAAATGGTATAAAGATGTAAGACCAGAGTATTTAAAATGGGATACAAGAAAAGGTGATTATGATAATTATTTAATTAAAATGGCAGAAATTTTTGTTGAAGCTATTAAAGGAATTCATGAGTCACAAATTGAATTTATTGCGAAGAAAGTTGTAGAGCAAAAAGGTGATAGGGTATATACTTTTACAAGAGATAGAATAAAATGGCATAAGGAGCAAGGACATAAGATTATTACAATATCAGGAAGCCCCGTAGAACTTGTAAAAGAAATGGCACATAAATATGGATTTGACGATTATAAAGGAGCTGTATACGTTAAGAAGAATGCTGTGTATACAGGAGAAGTTATTCCTATGTGGGATAGCCAAAGTAAGAAGGAAGCTATAATGGAATTTACTAAAAAATACGATATTGATTTAAAGCGTTCTTATGCTTATGGCGATACATCTGGGGATTTGTCTATGTTTCAGTTAGTTTCAAAACCTATTTGCATAAATCCAAATAAGGAACTAATTACAAAAGTATTAAGTGATGATGAGGTAAAAAATAAAATAAGTATAATAGTTGAGAGAAAAGATGTTGTTTATAATATCACTTCTGATAATATCCATATAGTAGAAAGTGTGAAGGAATGA
- a CDS encoding SbcC/MukB-like Walker B domain-containing protein — translation MKDFQRDLEESLGLLKLKKEYEHIYSLCEEIDNLVKGNKFVEFVAMNELKYIALEASKRLKNITRGRYALEIDEDGNFIMRDDFNGGRRRPTSTLSGGETFLTSLSLALALSSKIQLKGSAPLEFFFLDEGFGSLDSELLDVVMTSLENLREENLCVGIISHVEELKNRVPIKLIVTPYNLENNGSKVDIEYS, via the coding sequence TTGAAGGATTTTCAAAGAGATCTAGAAGAGTCTTTAGGTCTTTTAAAATTAAAGAAGGAATATGAGCATATATATAGCTTATGTGAAGAAATAGATAACTTAGTTAAGGGAAATAAGTTTGTTGAGTTTGTAGCTATGAATGAATTAAAGTATATTGCCCTTGAGGCCTCAAAAAGACTTAAAAATATTACAAGAGGAAGATATGCTTTAGAAATAGATGAAGATGGTAATTTTATTATGAGAGATGATTTTAATGGTGGCAGGAGAAGACCTACAAGTACTTTGTCGGGAGGAGAAACATTTTTGACATCGTTGTCTTTAGCCTTAGCATTATCTTCTAAAATTCAATTAAAAGGTAGTGCTCCTTTAGAGTTTTTCTTTTTAGATGAAGGTTTTGGAAGCTTAGATAGTGAACTTCTAGATGTTGTTATGACCTCTCTTGAAAATTTAAGAGAAGAAAATTTGTGCGTTGGTATAATAAGTCATGTAGAGGAGCTGAAAAATAGAGTTCCAATAAAGCTTATTGTCACACCTTATAATTTAGAAAACAACGGTTCTAAAGTGGACATTGAGTACAGTTAA
- a CDS encoding ribonuclease H-like domain-containing protein has translation MYINETINEINMDKALIEKYNMKEICYFDIETTGFDKDQDEIILISMGYLISEKKICIKQYFSESKKEEKEILKEFNRDVKAFSKCCSYNGIAFDEPFILNRMNKYKLECGFPIKHIDLYRIIRPYYKEMGLHRCNLKTVEKFIGINRKDQIDGGESIELYKRYLELKDEEVKNTILLHNYEDVLDLPYIFKLVNKIDLDENLIRENRISIKQIKYIRYLLSTKGINVDTNLERMSKKMHIR, from the coding sequence ATGTATATAAATGAAACTATTAATGAGATAAATATGGACAAAGCTTTAATAGAAAAATACAATATGAAGGAAATATGCTATTTTGATATTGAGACAACTGGATTTGATAAAGATCAGGATGAAATTATACTGATATCAATGGGGTATTTAATAAGTGAAAAGAAAATTTGTATTAAGCAGTATTTTTCTGAAAGTAAAAAAGAAGAAAAAGAAATACTAAAAGAGTTTAATAGAGATGTAAAAGCTTTTAGTAAGTGTTGTTCTTATAATGGTATTGCCTTTGATGAACCTTTTATATTAAATAGGATGAACAAGTATAAACTTGAATGTGGATTTCCAATAAAACATATAGACTTATATAGGATAATAAGGCCTTACTATAAAGAGATGGGGCTTCATAGATGTAATTTAAAAACCGTAGAGAAGTTTATAGGTATAAATAGAAAAGATCAAATAGATGGAGGAGAAAGCATAGAGCTATATAAAAGATATTTGGAGCTTAAAGATGAAGAGGTTAAAAACACTATTCTTCTTCATAACTATGAGGATGTTTTAGATTTGCCTTACATTTTTAAATTAGTTAATAAGATTGATTTAGATGAAAATTTAATTAGAGAAAACAGAATAAGCATAAAACAGATAAAATACATAAGATATCTTTTAAGTACAAAAGGAATTAATGTAGATACAAATTTAGAAAGAATGAGCAAAAAAATGCACATAAGATAA
- a CDS encoding GyrI-like domain-containing protein gives MHLTKPTIVKKSAFKIIGMKYFGKNQKDEIKALWNQFYNRKEEIQNKIEGSKYYGICQLFSGSSKFSYIASVIVKNTECIPKEMVSKIIPCSQYAVFSHKGSLNSLGQTYGYIYGVWLPNSGYEHSTLPDIEEYIGEYYNCENHEECIINIYIPIR, from the coding sequence ATGCATTTAACTAAACCTACTATAGTAAAAAAAAGTGCCTTTAAAATAATAGGTATGAAATATTTTGGAAAAAATCAGAAGGACGAAATAAAAGCATTATGGAATCAGTTTTATAACCGGAAAGAGGAAATTCAAAATAAAATTGAAGGATCAAAATACTATGGTATATGTCAGCTATTTTCAGGCAGTTCTAAATTTTCATACATAGCTTCAGTTATAGTCAAAAATACAGAATGCATACCAAAAGAAATGGTTTCCAAAATCATTCCATGTTCTCAATATGCAGTGTTCTCCCACAAAGGTTCCTTAAACAGTTTAGGTCAAACTTATGGATACATCTATGGAGTATGGCTTCCTAATTCTGGTTATGAACACAGTACACTTCCTGATATTGAGGAATATATAGGAGAATACTACAATTGTGAAAATCATGAAGAATGTATAATTAATATATATATTCCAATAAGATAG
- the argS gene encoding arginine--tRNA ligase yields the protein MDYKAYIAEKIKANVDMDLEEIMELIEIPPKADMGDYAFPCFKLAKVFRKAPNSIAEELKTKINSEGLERIENLGPYLNFFLDKSVVAKEIIEKVLKEGDKYGSDTTGNGKKVVVEYSSPNIAKPFHIGHLSTTVIGHSLYKILNFEGYDVVRINHLGDWGTQFGKLISAYKRWGNEEALHSEPINELLRIYVKFHEEAEKDSSLDDEARMHFKKLEDGCEEETALWDRFRSLSLKEFSKVYNMLGVDFDYYTGESFYNDKMDAIIDDIDKKGLLEESNGARVVMLDKYNMPPCLVKKSDGATIYATRDLAAATYRKKTYDFYKNIYVVGTPQALHFKQIFKTLELMGNEWAKDCVHVGFGLVKFQDRSLSTRKGEVLFLEDLLNQAVAKTLEVINEKNPDLEDKEDVAKKIGIGAVVFAYLKNNRERDIIFDWKDMLNFDGETGPYVQYTYARGKSILRKLGYGGEKIDYSKLNSKEEFELIKLLGAFKDAIESAIDKYEPSIITRYVLEVAKAFNKFYNSYSIANCEDEETKNARLKMVEATCDVVKNALDLIGVNVVEKM from the coding sequence TTGGATTATAAAGCGTATATAGCAGAAAAAATAAAAGCCAATGTAGACATGGATTTAGAAGAAATAATGGAGCTTATTGAAATACCACCAAAAGCAGATATGGGAGACTATGCTTTTCCTTGTTTCAAATTAGCAAAAGTATTTAGAAAGGCTCCAAATAGTATAGCAGAAGAATTAAAAACAAAGATAAACAGTGAAGGTTTAGAGAGAATAGAAAACTTAGGACCATATCTTAATTTCTTTTTAGACAAATCAGTAGTTGCAAAAGAGATTATAGAGAAAGTTTTAAAAGAAGGAGACAAATATGGATCAGATACTACTGGAAATGGTAAAAAAGTAGTAGTAGAATATTCTTCTCCCAATATAGCAAAGCCTTTTCATATAGGACATTTGTCTACTACAGTTATTGGCCATTCCTTATATAAAATATTAAATTTTGAAGGTTATGATGTAGTTAGAATTAATCACTTAGGTGATTGGGGTACTCAATTTGGAAAATTGATTTCTGCATATAAGAGATGGGGAAATGAAGAAGCACTGCATAGTGAACCTATAAATGAGCTTTTAAGAATATATGTTAAATTCCACGAAGAGGCAGAAAAAGATTCTTCTTTAGATGATGAAGCTAGAATGCACTTTAAAAAATTAGAAGATGGATGCGAAGAAGAAACTGCTCTATGGGATAGATTTAGAAGTTTAAGTTTAAAGGAATTTAGTAAAGTTTATAATATGCTTGGTGTTGACTTTGATTACTACACTGGAGAAAGCTTTTACAATGACAAAATGGATGCAATTATAGATGATATAGATAAAAAAGGTTTATTAGAAGAGAGCAATGGCGCTAGAGTTGTTATGCTTGATAAATATAATATGCCACCATGTTTAGTTAAAAAATCTGATGGAGCTACAATATATGCTACAAGGGATTTAGCAGCAGCAACTTACAGAAAGAAAACCTATGATTTCTATAAAAACATTTATGTAGTTGGAACTCCTCAAGCACTTCATTTTAAACAAATATTCAAAACATTAGAACTAATGGGAAATGAATGGGCAAAGGACTGTGTTCATGTTGGTTTTGGTCTTGTTAAGTTCCAAGATAGAAGCTTATCTACAAGAAAAGGAGAAGTATTATTCCTTGAAGATTTACTTAATCAAGCAGTTGCAAAAACTCTTGAGGTAATTAATGAAAAGAATCCAGATCTTGAAGACAAAGAAGATGTAGCTAAAAAAATAGGAATTGGTGCTGTGGTATTTGCATACTTAAAGAACAATAGAGAAAGAGATATAATATTTGATTGGAAAGATATGCTAAATTTTGATGGAGAAACAGGTCCATATGTTCAGTACACATATGCAAGAGGAAAGAGCATATTAAGAAAACTAGGCTATGGTGGAGAAAAGATTGATTACTCTAAGCTAAATTCAAAAGAAGAGTTTGAGTTAATAAAATTATTGGGAGCATTCAAAGATGCTATAGAGTCAGCTATAGACAAATATGAACCATCAATAATTACAAGATACGTATTGGAAGTTGCAAAAGCATTTAATAAATTCTATAATTCTTACAGCATTGCAAATTGTGAAGATGAAGAAACTAAAAATGCAAGACTAAAAATGGTAGAAGCTACTTGTGATGTGGTAAAGAATGCTTTAGATTTAATTGGAGTAAATGTTGTTGAAAAAATGTAA
- a CDS encoding PD-(D/E)XK nuclease family protein, which translates to MVLKKSKMKKKEALLERINEIRYKITEPLVDFYKNINEAKNAKEFCEAAFNFLCKLKIPETTENWIESFKKQGNQEKALEYSGIWNLVVEILDQVVEVMGNEKLFLDEFIKIITIGFSQNKMGIIPPALDQVLVSSVDRLKSHEVKAVFIIGVNEGVFPMGNTEEGIFTDGDRFILQNANVKLGNDTKTKALEEQFLVYSTLSMAKSYIRISYPIADHEGRTLRPSVIISRLRNIFPNILNEEDILNEEVGSMEKIIKPIPTFNRLILKMREKRIYLL; encoded by the coding sequence ATGGTTTTGAAAAAATCGAAGATGAAGAAAAAAGAAGCTTTGTTAGAGAGAATAAATGAAATTAGATATAAAATAACAGAGCCTTTAGTTGATTTTTATAAAAATATTAATGAAGCCAAAAACGCAAAAGAATTTTGTGAAGCAGCTTTTAATTTCTTATGCAAATTAAAAATTCCAGAAACTACAGAAAATTGGATAGAGAGTTTCAAAAAACAGGGTAATCAAGAAAAAGCTCTAGAGTATAGTGGAATATGGAATCTTGTTGTTGAAATTTTAGATCAAGTTGTAGAGGTAATGGGAAATGAAAAGCTTTTTTTAGATGAGTTTATTAAGATAATTACTATTGGATTTTCTCAAAATAAAATGGGTATTATACCACCTGCTCTTGATCAAGTGCTTGTAAGTAGTGTTGATAGACTTAAGAGTCATGAGGTGAAAGCAGTGTTTATTATTGGGGTGAATGAGGGAGTATTTCCAATGGGAAATACAGAGGAAGGTATATTTACTGATGGAGATAGATTCATTTTACAAAATGCTAATGTTAAGCTTGGAAATGATACTAAAACAAAAGCCTTAGAAGAACAATTTTTAGTGTATTCAACTCTTAGCATGGCAAAATCATATATAAGGATAAGTTACCCAATAGCAGATCATGAAGGAAGAACTTTAAGACCTTCTGTAATTATATCAAGGCTTAGAAATATATTTCCAAACATACTAAATGAAGAGGATATATTAAATGAAGAGGTAGGTTCTATGGAAAAAATAATAAAACCTATACCAACATTTAATAGATTAATTCTTAAGATGAGAGAAAAAAGGATATATCTTCTTTAG
- a CDS encoding ribonuclease H-like domain-containing protein, which produces MILKESVHKISLDDLSYSLLFSLDDEFFKQALYFDLEHYVNKKPICVGVFGCSYYDENIKSLVTTQYMIENQEDSKEVLYKAEEYFITMRDKFKKKYIVTFAGNNDFSVINYLFKKNEISLNVRDTFKEIDLQKEYEKKTGGSIGLKNLEKIFNIKRETEIIKGQNLAKTFKKIMKDRDYINRMPKEKKERILFYNEQDVISLFYISLYWNKYIKDL; this is translated from the coding sequence ATGATTTTAAAAGAGAGTGTTCATAAAATTTCTTTAGATGATTTAAGTTATAGTTTGCTTTTTTCTTTAGATGATGAATTTTTTAAACAGGCACTTTATTTTGACTTAGAACATTACGTCAATAAAAAACCAATTTGTGTAGGTGTATTTGGATGCAGTTATTATGATGAAAATATTAAGAGCTTAGTGACTACTCAGTATATGATTGAAAACCAGGAAGATTCAAAAGAGGTGCTTTATAAAGCTGAAGAATATTTTATAACTATGAGGGATAAATTTAAAAAGAAATACATTGTTACTTTTGCAGGAAATAATGATTTTTCAGTTATAAACTATCTTTTTAAAAAGAATGAGATCAGTCTTAATGTAAGAGATACTTTTAAGGAAATTGACCTGCAAAAAGAGTATGAAAAAAAGACAGGAGGCTCTATAGGGCTAAAAAATTTGGAGAAAATATTTAATATTAAGAGAGAGACAGAAATTATAAAGGGACAAAATCTAGCAAAGACCTTTAAAAAGATAATGAAAGATAGGGACTATATAAATAGGATGCCTAAAGAGAAAAAAGAGAGAATACTTTTTTATAATGAGCAGGATGTTATTAGCTTGTTTTATATCTCCTTATATTGGAATAAGTATATAAAGGACTTATAA
- a CDS encoding FeoB-associated Cys-rich membrane protein, which produces MEIIITLIIILAASYFLYKNIKNKASGKCDCSSCSSHCPNYKK; this is translated from the coding sequence ATGGAAATAATTATAACATTAATTATAATACTTGCAGCTAGTTATTTTTTGTATAAAAACATAAAAAACAAAGCCTCTGGCAAATGTGATTGTAGCTCCTGTTCTAGTCACTGCCCAAATTACAAAAAATAA
- a CDS encoding AAA family ATPase produces the protein MFGPTGSGKSTILDAITVALYGKVTRDTKGFINTDSDSLEVSYEFSIGSLKEEFMSVKDVLKWTKMVDIRLQWQEFMKN, from the coding sequence ATTTTTGGACCAACGGGCAGTGGAAAGTCAACTATACTAGATGCTATAACGGTAGCTTTATATGGAAAGGTAACTAGAGACACTAAGGGGTTTATTAATACAGATAGTGATAGTTTAGAGGTCAGCTATGAATTCTCAATAGGATCTTTAAAAGAAGAATTTATGTCTGTGAAAGATGTATTAAAGTGGACAAAAATGGTGGATATAAGACTACAATGGCAAGAATTTATGAAAAATTAG
- a CDS encoding 3'-5' exoribonuclease YhaM family protein — protein sequence MNIENKSINEFEAGNKIEGFFLIKSVECKSSSNNKKYLDLTLGDKTGEINAKLWNVTEEEENYKINMLIKVRGMVTEWQSSLQFKIEKIRKADKDDGVDITDFVPVAPYTSEEMYNLILMFVSKISNKDIKNIVECILNESKEEMMYYPAAKSNHHSVRGGLLYHTTTMLRAGEKLCEVYDYINTDLLYAGVILHDIAKIEEMASSELGIVSEYTIEGQLLGHIIMGVKKIEIAAEKVKADKEIKMLLEHMILTHHYEPEYGSPKKPMIPEAEMLHRLDDLDAKMYDMRKALEDVKPGNMSDKVWSLEKRAIYKSEI from the coding sequence ATGAACATAGAAAATAAAAGTATAAATGAATTTGAAGCTGGAAACAAAATTGAAGGATTCTTTTTAATAAAATCTGTTGAATGTAAATCCTCTAGTAACAATAAAAAATATTTGGACCTTACCTTAGGAGATAAAACTGGTGAGATAAATGCCAAACTTTGGAACGTTACTGAAGAAGAAGAAAATTATAAAATTAATATGCTTATTAAAGTTAGAGGTATGGTTACAGAATGGCAAAGCTCTCTTCAATTTAAAATTGAAAAAATTAGAAAAGCTGATAAGGATGATGGGGTAGATATAACTGATTTTGTTCCTGTTGCGCCATACACTTCTGAAGAAATGTATAATCTAATTTTAATGTTCGTTTCAAAAATTAGTAATAAAGATATTAAAAATATAGTTGAGTGTATTTTAAATGAAAGTAAGGAAGAAATGATGTATTACCCTGCAGCTAAAAGCAATCACCATTCAGTAAGAGGAGGGTTACTATACCACACAACTACTATGCTAAGGGCAGGAGAAAAGTTATGTGAAGTATATGATTATATAAATACGGATCTACTTTATGCAGGAGTAATTCTTCATGATATAGCTAAAATCGAAGAAATGGCTTCAAGTGAGCTTGGAATAGTAAGTGAATACACTATAGAAGGTCAACTTTTGGGCCATATAATAATGGGGGTAAAGAAAATTGAGATAGCCGCTGAAAAGGTTAAGGCAGACAAAGAGATAAAAATGCTATTAGAGCATATGATACTTACTCATCATTACGAGCCAGAATATGGTAGCCCTAAAAAGCCTATGATACCTGAGGCAGAAATGCTTCATAGATTAGATGATTTAGATGCAAAAATGTATGATATGAGAAAAGCTTTAGAAGATGTAAAACCAGGCAATATGTCGGATAAAGTATGGTCTTTAGAGAAAAGAGCTATATACAAATCAGAAATATAA
- a CDS encoding ferrous iron transport protein A, giving the protein MSIVDLKPGDKALVDYILGNKKLTKRLLALGCIEGTPVLLKRVAPLGDPLIINFKGFDLAIRKKDAKSILLKEV; this is encoded by the coding sequence ATGAGTATAGTAGATTTAAAACCCGGTGATAAGGCACTTGTTGATTATATATTAGGAAATAAAAAACTAACTAAAAGACTTTTAGCACTAGGTTGTATCGAAGGTACTCCTGTTTTGTTGAAACGAGTTGCTCCTTTAGGAGATCCTTTAATAATTAACTTTAAAGGTTTTGATTTAGCAATAAGAAAAAAAGATGCTAAAAGCATATTATTAAAGGAGGTTTAA
- a CDS encoding PilZ domain-containing protein: protein MYSYGKCLQQLSEKRKSIRVDFSLKLYYPLINNKSIYKDYDGKRPILEAINISDTGICFKSIAKADKGDFISFLLKVDDKNPSFWTLCEVKWSKHIEDDLYILGCEFYLLTLNQLSIIRKYIKNTNKNI from the coding sequence ATGTATTCTTATGGAAAATGTTTGCAACAATTATCTGAAAAAAGAAAGTCAATTAGAGTTGATTTTTCTTTAAAATTATATTATCCTCTTATTAATAATAAGAGCATTTATAAAGACTATGATGGGAAGAGACCTATATTAGAGGCTATAAATATATCTGATACAGGAATTTGCTTTAAAAGTATAGCTAAGGCGGATAAAGGAGATTTTATATCATTTTTATTAAAAGTGGATGATAAGAATCCATCTTTTTGGACATTATGTGAAGTAAAGTGGAGTAAACATATTGAGGATGATTTATACATATTGGGGTGTGAATTTTACCTTTTAACTTTAAATCAATTGTCAATAATAAGAAAATACATAAAAAATACAAATAAAAACATATAA
- a CDS encoding aspartate ammonia-lyase, whose protein sequence is MTYRIESDSIGSREVPKEAYYGVQSLRGNENFKITGHKMHPDFITSLAEIKYAAAVTNNECNLLDKKILNGITKACDEIIAGKLHDEFIVDSIQGGAGTSANMNANEVIANRAIEILGGEKGDYSIVHPNDHVNMGQSTNDVIPTAGKMTTLKLLKKLSMQLENLNSALEKKSIEFNDVIKMGRTQMQDAVPIRLGQEFKAYSSAVKRDIARLSKVTDNLKVINIGGTAIGTGINADKEYLNKIVPNLNSISKMDLVHAEDLIDSTQNLDNFVAVSGAIKTCAVNLSKMANDLRLMSSGPRTGFGEINLPPKQNGSSIMPGKVNPVIPEVINQIAFNIIGNDVTITMASEAGQLELNAFEPVIFYNLFQSIDTLTNGVDTLVRNCIEGITANEKRCKDLVDNSVGVITAICPHIGYKKAAAIAKNAIKTGESVRKLVMKEAILNEKELNVILDPISMTEPGISGKYLLNK, encoded by the coding sequence ATGACATATAGAATTGAAAGTGACTCAATAGGTTCAAGGGAAGTGCCTAAAGAAGCATACTACGGAGTTCAGAGTCTAAGGGGAAATGAAAACTTTAAGATAACAGGACACAAAATGCATCCTGACTTCATAACAAGTCTTGCTGAAATTAAATATGCAGCAGCAGTAACAAATAATGAATGTAATCTTTTAGATAAAAAAATCTTAAATGGAATAACCAAAGCTTGTGACGAAATTATTGCAGGTAAATTACATGATGAATTTATAGTTGATTCTATTCAAGGTGGTGCAGGTACTTCTGCTAATATGAACGCTAACGAAGTAATTGCAAATAGAGCCATTGAAATTTTAGGTGGAGAAAAAGGAGATTACTCTATTGTTCACCCTAATGATCACGTAAATATGGGACAATCAACTAATGATGTTATTCCTACTGCAGGAAAAATGACTACTTTAAAACTTCTAAAAAAATTATCTATGCAACTTGAAAACTTAAATAGTGCTTTAGAAAAAAAATCAATTGAGTTTAATGATGTAATAAAAATGGGAAGAACTCAAATGCAAGATGCAGTTCCAATAAGGCTTGGTCAAGAATTTAAAGCTTATAGTTCTGCAGTTAAAAGAGACATTGCTAGACTATCTAAAGTTACGGATAATCTAAAAGTAATAAATATAGGTGGTACTGCTATAGGAACTGGTATTAACGCTGATAAAGAATATTTAAATAAAATAGTTCCAAATCTAAATAGCATTTCAAAAATGGACTTAGTTCACGCTGAGGACTTAATTGACTCTACTCAAAATTTAGATAACTTTGTAGCAGTTTCCGGTGCAATAAAAACTTGTGCAGTTAACTTATCAAAAATGGCAAATGATTTAAGACTTATGTCTTCTGGTCCAAGAACAGGATTTGGAGAAATTAATCTTCCACCAAAACAAAACGGTTCTTCTATAATGCCAGGAAAAGTTAATCCAGTCATTCCAGAAGTTATAAACCAAATTGCATTTAACATTATCGGAAATGATGTTACTATAACTATGGCTTCTGAAGCAGGACAACTTGAATTAAATGCTTTTGAGCCCGTTATATTCTACAATTTATTCCAATCTATTGATACATTAACTAATGGAGTGGATACTCTTGTTAGAAACTGTATTGAAGGAATTACAGCAAATGAAAAAAGATGTAAAGACTTAGTAGACAATAGCGTTGGTGTTATTACAGCAATTTGCCCTCATATAGGCTATAAAAAAGCTGCTGCAATTGCTAAAAATGCTATAAAAACTGGTGAATCTGTTAGAAAACTTGTAATGAAAGAAGCAATCTTAAATGAAAAAGAGCTTAATGTCATATTAGATCCAATCTCTATGACTGAGCCTGGAATATCAGGAAAATATCTTTTAAACAAGTAA
- the brnQ gene encoding branched-chain amino acid transport system II carrier protein, producing MIFPPALGLKAGLNFKFTLGGFLLTGVGMPLFGIMAVAKAGGSLEKLCCKINHSFGKVIGTIIIIAIGPLLAIPRTGATTFEMGIKPLLPNSNPIIISVIFFLLTLLFSIKPSKVIDNVGKILTPILLLVLAIIIFKGIKFPIGQPISTNITNSFSYGFLGGYQTMDAIGSIVMAGLVLNTIIDKGYKDIKDQISVALKSSLVAGLGLGLVYGGLLYLGATGSSVFNGDIEKTLLLISITKNILGSFGTIALAICVTLACLTTSVGLTATVGNYFNDLSKGKVSYKVIVITTTIFSGILANIGVENIIKISVPILGVLYPVVIVLIIMNLFDDLIINKKAYIGAVYGALIISFLNVLKDIRVRIYIVEKFINLLPFSAQGFSWLVPSIVGGLIFGFFVKNKK from the coding sequence TTGATATTTCCACCAGCTTTAGGACTTAAGGCTGGTTTGAATTTTAAATTCACTTTAGGGGGATTTTTATTGACAGGTGTTGGAATGCCCCTTTTTGGAATAATGGCAGTGGCAAAAGCCGGTGGAAGCTTAGAAAAATTATGTTGTAAAATTAATCATAGTTTTGGAAAAGTTATAGGCACAATAATTATTATAGCAATAGGGCCTTTACTAGCAATTCCAAGAACTGGAGCTACAACTTTTGAAATGGGAATAAAGCCACTTTTACCAAACTCAAATCCTATAATAATATCAGTTATATTCTTTCTTTTAACCTTGCTATTTTCAATTAAACCTTCAAAAGTAATAGATAATGTAGGAAAGATATTAACACCTATTTTGCTCTTAGTATTAGCAATAATAATATTTAAAGGGATAAAATTTCCTATAGGACAACCTATAAGCACTAATATTACTAATTCTTTTTCTTATGGATTTTTAGGAGGATACCAAACTATGGATGCAATAGGATCTATAGTTATGGCAGGATTGGTTTTAAACACTATAATTGACAAAGGATATAAAGATATTAAAGATCAGATTTCTGTAGCATTAAAATCTTCTTTAGTTGCAGGATTAGGACTTGGACTAGTTTATGGAGGACTATTATACCTAGGAGCTACAGGAAGTTCTGTATTTAATGGGGATATAGAAAAAACGCTTCTTTTAATCTCTATAACCAAAAACATATTAGGGAGTTTTGGTACTATAGCTTTGGCAATTTGTGTAACTTTAGCATGTTTAACTACTTCTGTTGGACTTACAGCAACTGTAGGCAACTATTTTAATGACCTTAGTAAAGGAAAGGTAAGTTACAAGGTAATAGTCATTACTACAACAATTTTTAGTGGGATTCTAGCAAATATTGGAGTGGAAAATATAATAAAGATTTCAGTTCCTATACTTGGGGTTTTATATCCTGTAGTTATTGTGTTAATAATAATGAATTTATTTGACGATTTGATTATTAATAAAAAAGCCTATATTGGAGCAGTTTATGGTGCACTAATTATCAGTTTTTTAAATGTGCTAAAAGATATTAGAGTTAGAATTTATATAGTAGAAAAGTTTATAAATCTTTTGCCTTTTTCAGCACAAGGATTTAGCTGGCTAGTGCCATCTATAGTAGGTGGATTAATATTTGGTTTTTTTGTAAAAAATAAAAAATAA